From a region of the Streptomyces sp. NBC_01454 genome:
- the hrpA gene encoding ATP-dependent RNA helicase HrpA has translation MSSQPASALPDGTAPTLSDLHKRLPELTLRDQQRLGRRLDGARRIRKPEARAAVLAEIADGVDEAELRVARRRAAVPGITYPEELPVSQKKDEILAAIRDHQVVIVAGETGSGKTTQIPKICLELGRGVRGLIGHTQPRRIAARTVAERVAEELKTPLGEAVGWKVRFTDQVGGDTLVKLMTDGILLAEIQTDRELRQYDTIIIDEAHERSLNIDFILGYLAQLLPRRPDLKVVITSATIDPERFARHFGAFAAVDAADGRGASDRSGASGDEQAKPSAPVVEVSGRTYPVEVRYRPLLEESGQAASNLEGDRDQITAICDAVDELQAEGPGDILVFLSGEREIRDTADALNKKALPFTEILPLYARLSHAEQHRVFQRHTGRRIVLATNVAETSLTVPGIRYVIDPGMARISRYSFRTKVQRLPIEPVSQASANQRKGRCGRTSDGICIRLYSEDDFLSRPEFTDAEILRTNLASVILQMTAAGLGDIEKFPFIDPPDRRNIKDGIDLLSELGALEAKQKSDRSGQQGQRLTPMGRKLSQLPVDPRLARMVLEADRNGCVREVMVIAAALSIQDPRERPADKQQQADQQHARFKDESSDFLAFLHLWRHIREQQKELSSSAFRRMCRSEFLNYLRIREWQDIYSQLRSVAKTMGIHLSEEDAAPDHIHTSLLAGLLSHIGLKDTDAKNEYLGARSAKFAVFPGSALFKKAPRWVMSAELVETSRLWARVNAKIEPEWIEPLAQHLVKRTYSEPHWEQKMAAVMAYERVTLYGVPIVAQRKIAYGRIDPETSRDLFIRNALVEGDWRTHHQFFHDNRKLLGEVEELEHRARRRDILVDDETLFDFYDQRLPADVVSGAHFDAWWKQKHRDEPELLNFEHSMLINESAEAVTKDDYPDSWRQGKLKFKVTYQFEPGADADGVTVHIPLQVLNQVSAEGFDWQIPGLREQLVTELIRSLPKPIRRNYVPAPNFAARFLDSTVPLQGALTTSLAAGLQRMVGVPVEAADFAPGRIPDHLKITFRVIDERRRKLAEAKDLEALRLKLKPKTRAALSKAFEQGAERPAGGRTGDAGDGPAPAGPEQRTGLTSWTIGTLPRTFETRRAGQPLKAYPALVDEGSSVAVRLFDTEAEQLTAMWAGTRRLILLNIPTNPAKFAQDKLSNQQKLALSRNPHGSIPALFEDCVTAAADRLIAARGGPAWDEESFRKLFDAVRADLVDVTLKTIQQVQEVLAAWQACERRLKETTFASLLPSLTDIKEQLAALIRPGFVTAHGAKRLPDLMRYLVAADRRLQQLPTNAERDRTRMAKVKEMQDEYAWLLEQFPQGRPVPAAAREIRWMIEELRVSYFAHALGTAYPVSDKRIVKAVDAAAP, from the coding sequence ATGTCCAGTCAGCCTGCCTCCGCCCTGCCCGACGGCACCGCTCCCACCCTGTCCGATCTGCACAAGCGTCTGCCCGAGCTGACGCTGCGCGATCAGCAGCGGCTGGGACGCCGACTCGACGGCGCACGCCGGATCCGTAAGCCCGAAGCCCGGGCGGCCGTGCTCGCCGAGATCGCCGACGGTGTCGACGAGGCGGAGCTGCGGGTGGCCCGGCGCCGCGCCGCGGTGCCCGGGATCACGTATCCCGAAGAGCTTCCGGTCAGCCAGAAGAAGGACGAGATCCTCGCCGCGATCCGCGACCACCAGGTCGTGATCGTCGCCGGTGAGACCGGCTCCGGCAAGACGACGCAGATCCCCAAGATCTGCCTGGAGCTCGGCCGGGGCGTGCGGGGCCTGATCGGGCACACCCAGCCGCGCCGGATCGCGGCCCGTACGGTCGCCGAGCGGGTGGCCGAGGAGCTGAAGACCCCGCTGGGCGAGGCGGTCGGCTGGAAGGTCCGCTTCACCGATCAGGTCGGCGGCGACACCCTGGTCAAGCTGATGACGGACGGCATCCTGCTCGCCGAGATCCAGACGGACCGCGAGCTGCGCCAGTACGACACGATCATCATCGACGAGGCCCACGAGCGCAGCCTCAACATCGACTTCATCCTCGGCTATCTGGCCCAGCTGCTGCCCCGGCGCCCGGACCTCAAGGTCGTGATCACCTCCGCGACCATCGACCCGGAGCGGTTCGCGCGGCACTTCGGTGCCTTCGCCGCCGTGGACGCGGCCGACGGCCGGGGCGCCTCGGATCGTTCGGGCGCGTCCGGTGACGAGCAAGCGAAGCCGAGCGCCCCCGTCGTCGAGGTCTCCGGCCGTACGTATCCGGTGGAGGTGCGCTACCGCCCGCTGCTGGAGGAGAGCGGCCAGGCTGCGAGCAACCTGGAGGGCGACCGCGATCAGATCACCGCGATCTGCGACGCCGTGGACGAGCTGCAGGCCGAGGGGCCCGGCGACATCCTGGTCTTCCTCTCCGGCGAGCGGGAGATCCGTGACACCGCGGACGCGCTCAACAAGAAGGCCCTGCCGTTCACCGAGATCCTCCCCCTGTACGCGCGGCTCTCGCACGCCGAGCAGCACCGCGTCTTCCAGCGGCACACGGGCCGACGCATCGTGCTGGCCACGAATGTCGCCGAGACCTCGCTGACCGTCCCCGGCATCCGGTACGTCATCGACCCCGGCATGGCCCGGATCTCCCGTTACAGCTTCCGCACCAAGGTCCAGCGACTGCCCATCGAGCCGGTCTCGCAGGCCAGCGCCAATCAGCGCAAGGGCCGCTGCGGCCGGACGAGTGACGGCATCTGTATCCGCCTCTACTCCGAGGACGACTTCCTCTCCCGTCCCGAGTTCACGGACGCGGAGATCCTCCGTACCAATCTCGCCTCCGTCATCCTGCAGATGACCGCGGCCGGCCTCGGTGACATCGAGAAGTTCCCCTTCATCGACCCGCCGGACCGCCGCAACATCAAGGACGGCATCGATCTGCTGAGCGAGCTCGGGGCGCTCGAGGCCAAGCAGAAGTCCGACCGGTCGGGACAGCAGGGGCAGCGGCTGACCCCGATGGGCCGCAAGCTCTCCCAGCTGCCGGTCGACCCGCGGCTGGCGCGGATGGTGCTGGAGGCGGACCGCAACGGCTGTGTCCGGGAGGTCATGGTCATCGCGGCGGCGCTGTCCATCCAGGACCCGCGCGAGCGGCCCGCCGACAAGCAGCAGCAGGCCGACCAGCAGCACGCCCGCTTCAAGGACGAGAGCTCCGACTTCCTCGCGTTCCTCCACCTCTGGCGCCATATCCGCGAACAGCAGAAGGAGCTGTCCTCCTCGGCCTTCCGCCGGATGTGCCGCAGCGAGTTCCTGAACTACCTGCGGATACGCGAGTGGCAGGACATCTACTCCCAGCTGCGCTCGGTCGCCAAGACCATGGGCATCCACCTCAGCGAGGAGGACGCGGCGCCGGACCACATCCACACCTCCCTGCTCGCCGGTTTGCTTTCGCACATCGGCCTCAAGGACACCGACGCGAAGAACGAGTATCTGGGCGCCCGCAGCGCCAAGTTCGCGGTGTTCCCCGGCTCCGCGCTCTTCAAGAAGGCCCCGCGCTGGGTGATGTCGGCGGAGCTGGTCGAGACGTCCCGTCTGTGGGCGCGGGTGAACGCCAAGATCGAGCCGGAATGGATCGAACCGCTCGCCCAGCACCTGGTCAAGCGCACCTACAGCGAGCCGCACTGGGAACAGAAGATGGCCGCGGTGATGGCCTACGAGCGGGTGACGCTCTACGGCGTCCCGATCGTCGCCCAGCGCAAAATCGCCTACGGCCGGATCGATCCGGAGACCTCACGCGATCTGTTCATCCGCAACGCCCTGGTCGAGGGCGACTGGCGCACCCACCACCAGTTCTTCCATGACAACCGCAAACTCCTCGGCGAGGTCGAGGAGTTGGAGCACCGCGCCCGGCGCCGCGACATCCTCGTCGACGACGAGACGCTCTTCGACTTCTACGACCAGCGCCTGCCGGCCGATGTGGTCTCCGGGGCGCACTTCGACGCCTGGTGGAAGCAGAAGCACCGCGACGAGCCGGAGCTGCTGAACTTCGAGCACTCGATGCTCATCAACGAATCCGCCGAGGCCGTCACCAAGGACGACTATCCGGATTCCTGGCGGCAGGGAAAGCTGAAGTTCAAGGTCACCTACCAGTTCGAGCCGGGCGCGGACGCGGACGGCGTGACCGTCCACATCCCCCTCCAGGTGCTCAACCAGGTCTCGGCCGAAGGCTTCGACTGGCAGATCCCGGGCCTGCGCGAGCAACTGGTGACGGAGCTGATCCGGTCGCTGCCCAAGCCGATCCGGCGCAACTACGTCCCCGCGCCGAACTTCGCGGCCCGCTTCCTGGACTCCACCGTCCCCCTGCAGGGCGCCCTGACGACCTCTCTGGCGGCCGGTCTGCAGCGCATGGTGGGCGTCCCCGTCGAGGCCGCGGACTTCGCCCCGGGCCGGATCCCCGATCACCTCAAGATCACCTTCCGGGTGATCGACGAGCGGCGCCGCAAACTCGCCGAGGCCAAGGACCTGGAGGCGCTGCGGCTGAAACTCAAGCCGAAGACCAGGGCGGCCCTCTCCAAGGCCTTCGAGCAGGGCGCCGAGCGGCCCGCCGGCGGCCGCACGGGCGACGCGGGCGACGGGCCGGCGCCGGCCGGCCCCGAGCAGCGCACCGGTCTGACGTCCTGGACCATCGGCACACTGCCCCGCACCTTCGAGACCCGGCGCGCGGGCCAGCCGCTGAAGGCGTACCCGGCGCTGGTCGACGAGGGCAGCAGCGTCGCCGTCCGCCTCTTCGACACCGAGGCCGAGCAGCTCACCGCGATGTGGGCGGGCACCCGCCGCCTCATCCTGCTCAACATCCCCACCAATCCCGCCAAGTTCGCCCAGGACAAGCTGAGCAATCAGCAGAAGCTGGCGCTGTCCCGTAATCCGCACGGTTCCATCCCGGCGCTCTTCGAGGACTGTGTGACGGCCGCCGCCGACCGCCTGATCGCGGCCCGGGGCGGCCCGGCCTGGGACGAGGAGTCCTTCCGGAAGCTCTTCGACGCGGTCCGTGCCGACCTGGTGGACGTCACCCTCAAGACCATCCAGCAGGTGCAGGAGGTGCTGGCCGCCTGGCAGGCCTGCGAGCGCCGGCTGAAGGAGACGACGTTCGCCTCCCTGCTGCCGTCGCTGACGGACATCAAGGAGCAGCTGGCGGCGCTGATCAGGCCGGGCTTCGTGACGGCGCACGGCGCCAAGCGGCTGCCGGACCTGATGCGCTATCTGGTGGCCGCCGACCGCCGTCTGCAGCAGCTGCCCACCAACGCCGAGCGGGACCGCACCCGCATGGCGAAGGTGAAGGAGATGCAGGACGAATACGCCTGGCTGCTGGAGCAGTTCCCGCAGGGCCGCCCGGTGCCGGCGGCGGCCCGGGAGATCCGCTGGATGATCGAGGAGCTCCGGGTGAGCTACTTCGCCCATGCCCTGGGGACCGCGTACCCGGTCTCCGACAAGCGCATCGTGAAGGCCGTGGACGCCGCCGCGCCGTAG
- a CDS encoding metallophosphoesterase family protein has product MARAARSRTPHPDRSPRPPHRLLLAGPDGVRALPAAVRRVYRSRRKPPTATLPGGAPRRPLHNALGLLAVTVLGAWLGLLLIGSLRVPVGPMDTTMALRPSLTGGTRITVAPLGDLELSSHHAPVRLDVDVDRLDPVRSQALVDHPERFAGLQDEVTRDVTRGALRLALHSCVAVASGATALSLAVHRRPRRALAAGGLALTLLAACAGTAYATWNPRSVLEPKFSGLLSSAPSVVGNARSIVSEFHVYQKELARLVTNVTKLYDATSTLPAYQPDPTTLRVLHVSDIHLNPASWGIIASLVKQYRINVIIDTGDTMDHGSAAENHFLDPASSLGAPYVWVRGNHDSRTTQRYLTHRKHVTVLDNGAVTRIAGVRMAGVGDPQFTPDRSVVAAGDPAERTAGGRLADALRTQRLAGTPVDIALAHNPAAATEADGLAPLALAGHLHHREITTLPQGTRLMVEGSTGGGGLRAVQNKKPAPVQASVLYLDRKTKRLQAWDEITLGGLGLARAEVSRHLPRENRPGATPSPSAPLHSTGPPSGPPAGPLSRPARSSSDRTG; this is encoded by the coding sequence ATGGCCCGCGCCGCGCGCTCCCGGACACCGCACCCCGACCGCTCGCCCCGCCCCCCGCACCGGCTGCTGCTCGCCGGACCCGACGGCGTACGCGCACTGCCCGCAGCCGTCCGCCGCGTCTACCGCTCCCGTCGTAAGCCCCCCACCGCCACCCTGCCCGGCGGTGCTCCGCGCCGCCCCCTGCACAACGCCCTCGGCCTGCTGGCGGTCACCGTCCTCGGGGCCTGGCTGGGGCTGCTGCTGATCGGCAGCCTCCGCGTCCCGGTCGGCCCGATGGACACCACCATGGCGCTGCGCCCCTCGCTGACCGGCGGCACCCGGATCACCGTCGCGCCCCTCGGCGACCTGGAACTGAGCAGCCACCACGCACCCGTCCGGCTCGATGTCGATGTCGACCGGCTCGACCCGGTCCGCTCCCAGGCGCTGGTCGACCACCCCGAGCGGTTCGCCGGCCTGCAGGACGAGGTCACCCGCGACGTCACCCGCGGCGCCCTGCGGCTGGCCCTGCACTCCTGCGTCGCCGTGGCGTCCGGCGCCACCGCGCTGAGCCTGGCCGTGCACCGCCGCCCGCGCCGCGCACTGGCCGCCGGCGGGCTGGCGCTCACCCTGCTCGCCGCCTGTGCGGGCACCGCGTACGCCACCTGGAACCCCCGGTCCGTACTGGAACCGAAGTTCTCCGGACTGCTCTCCTCGGCCCCGTCCGTGGTGGGCAACGCCCGCAGCATCGTCAGCGAATTCCACGTCTACCAGAAGGAGTTGGCGCGCCTGGTCACCAACGTCACCAAGCTCTACGACGCCACCTCGACGCTCCCGGCCTACCAGCCGGACCCCACCACCCTGCGCGTCCTGCACGTCTCGGACATCCACCTCAACCCCGCGAGCTGGGGGATCATCGCCTCCCTGGTGAAGCAGTACCGGATCAACGTGATCATCGACACCGGCGACACCATGGACCACGGCTCGGCCGCCGAGAACCACTTCCTGGACCCGGCCTCCTCCCTCGGCGCCCCGTACGTCTGGGTGCGCGGCAACCACGACTCGCGCACCACGCAGCGGTATCTGACCCACCGCAAGCACGTCACCGTCCTCGACAACGGCGCCGTCACCCGGATCGCCGGCGTACGGATGGCGGGCGTCGGCGATCCGCAGTTCACCCCGGACCGCTCCGTGGTGGCGGCCGGCGACCCCGCCGAGCGCACCGCCGGCGGCCGGCTCGCCGACGCGCTGCGCACCCAGCGGCTGGCCGGCACCCCCGTCGACATCGCGCTGGCCCACAACCCCGCCGCCGCGACCGAGGCGGACGGCCTGGCGCCGCTCGCGCTGGCCGGCCATCTTCACCACCGGGAGATCACCACGCTCCCCCAGGGCACCCGGTTGATGGTCGAGGGCTCCACGGGCGGCGGCGGACTGCGCGCGGTGCAGAACAAGAAGCCCGCGCCGGTCCAGGCCTCGGTGCTCTATCTGGACCGGAAGACCAAACGGCTGCAGGCCTGGGACGAGATCACCCTGGGCGGCCTGGGACTGGCCCGGGCCGAGGTCAGCCGGCACCTCCCCCGCGAGAACCGGCCCGGCGCCACGCCGTCGCCCTCCGCTCCGCTTCACTCCACCGGCCCGCCCTCCGGCCCCCCGGCGGGCCCCCTTTCGCGCCCGGCCAGGAGCTCTTCGGACCGCACCGGGTAA
- a CDS encoding metallopeptidase family protein has product MLEMTREEFEELVAEALDRIPPELTRLMDNVAVFVEDEPPAGDPGLLGLYEGTPLTDRGEWYAGVLPDRITVYRGPTLRMCDTREDVVAETEVTVVHEIAHHFGIDDERLHALGYG; this is encoded by the coding sequence GTGCTGGAAATGACGCGCGAGGAGTTCGAGGAACTGGTCGCCGAGGCCCTGGACCGGATCCCGCCGGAGCTGACCCGGCTGATGGACAACGTGGCGGTCTTCGTCGAGGACGAACCGCCGGCCGGCGACCCCGGGCTGCTCGGGCTGTACGAGGGGACGCCGCTGACCGACCGCGGGGAGTGGTACGCGGGGGTGCTGCCGGACCGGATCACCGTCTACCGGGGGCCGACCCTGCGGATGTGCGACACCCGCGAGGACGTGGTCGCGGAGACCGAGGTGACGGTCGTTCATGAGATCGCGCACCACTTCGGGATCGACGACGAGCGGCTGCACGCGCTCGGGTACGGCTAG
- a CDS encoding DUF3631 domain-containing protein yields MEHAGAEPYSDSNKPVWPPVAVPGQPSGDPSLPSPEEPPTVIPDSAPVSEGEQVLTELREQIRRYVVLPSEEALTAVTLWVAATHLQTAWQHAPRLAIVGPAKRCGKSRLLDVITESVHDPLITVNASAAAVFRSITDAPPTLLVDEADTLFGSVKVAEKNEEMRGLLNAGHQRNRPTLRVSGPNHEVAKFPTFAMAALAGIGDLPDTIMDRSIVIRMRRRRPGEKVAEFRTFRDTPTLHALRDRLAAWLAPLHAEAMELTPDMPVEDRAADTWQPLVSIADLAGGQWPDLARTACRVMAKHEAEHDQDSSSLGIRLLADIRRAFATEGNPPALRTSRLLDILNQDDETPWPEHTANGLTPRGLQILLKEYGISSATRRFHGGVQAKGFTRLQFADSWARYCPEPTPESTTGV; encoded by the coding sequence GTGGAACATGCGGGAGCCGAGCCCTATTCCGACTCCAACAAGCCCGTATGGCCGCCTGTCGCCGTCCCCGGCCAGCCGAGTGGCGACCCATCTCTGCCGTCACCGGAAGAGCCGCCCACCGTCATACCCGACTCCGCTCCGGTATCCGAAGGCGAGCAGGTGCTGACAGAACTGCGGGAGCAGATCCGTCGATACGTCGTGCTGCCGAGCGAGGAAGCCCTCACGGCGGTCACTCTGTGGGTGGCGGCGACCCATCTGCAGACCGCATGGCAGCACGCCCCGAGGCTGGCCATCGTCGGGCCGGCCAAGCGGTGCGGCAAGTCGCGGCTCCTGGACGTGATTACCGAGAGCGTCCACGATCCGCTGATCACGGTCAACGCCTCGGCTGCCGCGGTGTTCCGGTCGATCACCGACGCCCCACCGACTCTCTTGGTCGACGAGGCCGACACGCTCTTCGGCTCTGTGAAGGTCGCGGAGAAGAACGAAGAGATGCGCGGCCTGCTCAACGCGGGACACCAGCGCAACCGCCCCACCCTCCGGGTCTCCGGCCCCAACCACGAGGTCGCGAAGTTCCCCACCTTCGCCATGGCGGCCCTCGCGGGCATCGGGGACCTGCCCGACACGATCATGGACCGGTCGATCGTCATCCGGATGCGGCGCCGCAGGCCGGGCGAGAAGGTGGCGGAATTCCGCACCTTCCGCGATACCCCGACCCTCCACGCGCTGCGCGACCGGCTCGCCGCCTGGCTGGCGCCGCTCCACGCCGAGGCGATGGAGCTGACACCGGACATGCCGGTCGAAGACCGGGCGGCTGATACCTGGCAGCCGCTGGTCTCCATCGCTGACCTCGCCGGAGGCCAGTGGCCCGACCTCGCCCGCACCGCCTGCCGGGTCATGGCCAAGCACGAGGCCGAGCACGACCAGGACAGCAGCAGCCTGGGCATCCGCCTCCTGGCCGACATCCGCCGCGCCTTCGCCACAGAGGGCAATCCACCGGCGCTCCGCACCAGCCGCCTCCTCGACATCCTCAACCAGGACGACGAGACGCCCTGGCCGGAGCACACCGCCAACGGCCTCACTCCTCGCGGCCTGCAGATCCTGCTCAAGGAGTACGGGATCAGCTCGGCCACCCGTCGCTTCCACGGCGGCGTCCAGGCCAAGGGCTTCACGCGCCTGCAGTTCGCTGACTCCTGGGCGCGCTACTGCCCCGAGCCCACGCCGGAATCCACGACCGGCGTCTGA
- a CDS encoding DEAD/DEAH box helicase, whose product MSISTEQSVMPASDEQTVLEVTAADEAPETPAAEAATDTVTFADLGLPEGIVRKLAQNGVTTPFPIQAATIPDALAGKDILGRGRTGSGKTLSFGLPALATLAGGSTEKKKPRAIILTPTRELAMQVADALQPYGDVLGLKMKVVCGGTSMGNQIYALERGVDVLVATPGRLRDIINRGACSLENVQVAVLDEADQMSDLGFLPEVTELLDQIPGGGQRMLFSATMENEIGTLVKRYLSNPVTHEVDSAQGNVTTMTHHVLVVKPKDKAPVTAAIAARKGRTIIFVRTQLGADRIAEQLVESGVKADALHGGMTQGARTRVLADFKDGYVNALVATDVAARGIHVDGIDLVLNVDPAGDHKDYLHRSGRTARAGQSGTVVSLSLPHQRRQIFRLMEDAGVDASRHIVGGSGAFDEDVARITGARSLTEVQADGANNSAKQAEREVAEVTRELERLQRRATELREEADRLTARAARERGEDPAEALAAAAQTAEAEAAAEAAVPAQSTAPDERRDDRGNFDRRDRRDDRSGGRSFDRGDRRDDRGGFNRDRGGDRGGFNRDRRDDRSGGRSFDRRDDRGGERGGFNRDRRDDRSGGRSFDRRDDRGGERGGERGGFNRDRRDDRSGGRSFERRDDRGGFNRDRGDRPSRPFNRDDRSGGRPATGGYRSGGGDRPFNRDDRSGGRPASGGHRTGGDRPYGRRDDHRGATTGSVGRREDKPRWKRNG is encoded by the coding sequence ATGTCAATTTCCACTGAGCAGTCCGTCATGCCCGCATCCGACGAGCAGACGGTCCTCGAGGTGACGGCGGCCGACGAGGCGCCCGAGACCCCCGCGGCGGAAGCCGCCACCGACACCGTCACCTTCGCCGACCTCGGACTGCCCGAGGGCATCGTCCGCAAGCTCGCGCAGAACGGCGTCACCACCCCCTTCCCGATCCAGGCCGCGACCATTCCGGACGCGCTGGCCGGCAAGGACATCCTCGGCCGTGGCCGCACCGGCTCCGGCAAGACCCTCTCCTTCGGTCTGCCCGCCCTGGCCACGCTGGCCGGCGGCAGCACCGAGAAGAAGAAGCCCCGCGCGATCATCCTCACCCCGACCCGTGAGCTCGCGATGCAGGTCGCGGACGCGCTTCAGCCGTACGGCGACGTGCTCGGCCTGAAGATGAAGGTCGTCTGCGGCGGTACCTCCATGGGCAACCAGATCTACGCCCTGGAGCGCGGTGTCGACGTCCTCGTCGCCACCCCGGGCCGGCTGCGCGACATCATCAACCGTGGCGCCTGCTCCCTGGAGAACGTCCAGGTCGCGGTCCTCGACGAGGCCGACCAGATGTCCGACCTGGGCTTCCTGCCCGAGGTCACCGAGCTGCTCGACCAGATCCCCGGCGGCGGCCAGCGCATGCTCTTCTCCGCCACGATGGAGAACGAGATCGGCACGCTGGTCAAGCGCTACCTGAGCAACCCGGTCACCCACGAGGTCGACTCCGCCCAGGGCAACGTCACCACCATGACCCACCACGTCCTGGTCGTGAAGCCGAAGGACAAGGCGCCGGTCACCGCCGCCATTGCCGCCCGCAAGGGCCGCACCATCATCTTCGTCCGCACCCAGCTGGGCGCCGACCGCATCGCCGAGCAGCTCGTCGAGTCCGGCGTGAAGGCCGACGCGCTGCACGGCGGCATGACGCAGGGCGCGCGGACCCGGGTGCTCGCGGACTTCAAGGACGGCTACGTCAACGCGCTGGTCGCCACCGACGTCGCCGCCCGCGGTATCCACGTCGACGGCATCGACCTGGTCCTGAACGTCGACCCGGCCGGTGACCACAAGGACTACCTGCACCGCTCGGGCCGTACCGCCCGCGCCGGCCAGTCCGGCACGGTCGTCTCGCTGTCGCTGCCGCACCAGCGCCGCCAGATCTTCCGGCTGATGGAGGACGCGGGCGTGGACGCCTCGCGCCACATCGTCGGCGGCTCCGGCGCCTTCGACGAGGACGTCGCCCGCATCACCGGCGCGCGCTCGCTCACCGAGGTCCAGGCCGACGGTGCAAACAACTCCGCCAAGCAGGCCGAGCGCGAGGTGGCCGAGGTCACCCGCGAGCTGGAGCGTCTGCAGCGCCGCGCCACCGAGCTGCGCGAGGAGGCCGACCGGCTGACCGCCCGCGCCGCCCGCGAGCGTGGCGAGGACCCCGCGGAGGCGCTGGCCGCCGCCGCGCAGACCGCCGAGGCCGAGGCCGCCGCCGAGGCCGCCGTGCCGGCCCAGAGCACCGCTCCGGACGAGCGCCGCGACGACCGGGGCAACTTCGACCGCCGCGACCGCCGCGACGACCGCTCCGGCGGCCGTTCCTTCGACCGCGGTGACCGCCGTGACGACCGCGGTGGCTTCAACCGTGACCGCGGTGGCGACCGTGGCGGCTTCAACCGTGACCGTCGCGACGACCGCTCGGGCGGGCGTTCCTTCGACCGCCGTGACGACCGTGGTGGCGAGCGCGGTGGGTTCAACCGTGACCGTCGCGACGACCGTTCCGGTGGGCGTTCCTTCGACCGCCGCGATGACCGTGGTGGCGAGCGCGGTGGCGAGCGCGGTGGGTTCAACCGTGACCGTCGTGACGACCGTTCCGGTGGGCGTTCCTTCGAGCGCCGTGACGACCGCGGCGGCTTCAACCGCGACCGCGGCGACCGTCCCAGCCGCCCGTTCAACCGTGACGACCGCTCCGGTGGCCGTCCCGCCACCGGCGGCTACCGCTCCGGCGGCGGCGACCGTCCCTTCAACCGTGACGACCGTTCCGGCGGCCGTCCCGCCTCCGGTGGTCACCGCACCGGCGGCGACCGCCCCTACGGCCGTCGCGACGACCACCGTGGCGCCACGACCGGCTCCGTCGGCCGTCGCGAGGACAAGCCGCGCTGGAAGCGCAACGGCTGA
- a CDS encoding helix-turn-helix domain-containing protein, with the protein MDDEEDGFPEWEDRIKANVAGEVRRRRKEMGWSAQELADQCERLGHPIPRNVIANMESGRRASLPLVDVMVLAAALKTYPGSLIFPVGYVDQTQELPFQDLVPTWDALRRFTGEQDVPGHDAGLAPDFEAHADLVSTALTAIEEEERARFTAEAATSPAQQEEAEGRRAKHADHGTSAKYQLRYLRRDLRDNGATPPDLPPALADVDPPEDATHTTSEERL; encoded by the coding sequence ATTGATGATGAAGAGGATGGCTTCCCTGAGTGGGAGGACCGCATCAAGGCCAACGTGGCCGGCGAAGTCCGGCGGAGAAGGAAGGAGATGGGGTGGAGCGCTCAGGAACTGGCCGACCAGTGCGAGCGGCTCGGGCACCCCATCCCGCGCAACGTGATCGCCAACATGGAGTCCGGTCGCCGGGCCAGCCTCCCGCTGGTGGACGTCATGGTCCTGGCAGCCGCCCTGAAGACGTACCCGGGCTCCCTGATCTTCCCGGTCGGCTACGTCGACCAGACCCAGGAACTGCCCTTCCAGGACCTCGTACCCACCTGGGACGCCCTGCGGCGCTTCACCGGCGAACAGGACGTGCCCGGCCATGACGCGGGCCTAGCGCCCGACTTCGAGGCCCACGCCGACCTCGTCAGCACCGCCCTGACCGCAATCGAAGAGGAAGAACGGGCGCGGTTCACGGCCGAAGCAGCAACCAGCCCCGCACAGCAGGAAGAAGCCGAAGGCAGGCGGGCCAAGCACGCCGACCACGGCACCTCCGCCAAGTACCAGCTCCGTTATCTCCGCCGGGACCTCCGCGACAACGGAGCCACCCCACCCGACCTGCCGCCCGCACTGGCCGACGTCGACCCGCCCGAGGACGCCACCCACACCACATCGGAGGAACGCCTTTGA